The genomic segment GAAAATCCCGCCAACTTAAACGATTGAGTTGAATAGCAGCAAACTGAAATTCCAACACATTGAAATCGCCAAATCTAACGCGATAGTTTTGAGGTTCAGGACGCTTTGGCTCATCAAAAGAAAAAATTACCACTGGATAAATTGGTAAATCATATTTTTCGTGCAGTCGAGCAAAATATTTAAACATCCGTTTGGCAAATTCTTTCTTAGTGTAAGACTGATTTTCGACATGGATTAAAAAACAAGTTTCTTGTCCTTGGTAACGCACTTGCGCCAGTAAATCAATTTCTTTCTTTTCTCCAGAAGTGACATCAGTAAACACTTCTTGGGGTAAAAACTGAATTGAATCACGGTCTATCTGGCTGGCGACTTGCGGCAGAAATAAATCTAAGAACTCAACAAAAAAGGTAGAAAGTAATTCTTTAAATAGTCTGTCATGGTCAATCATAATTTATTTGTTATCTGAATTATTGATGAAGATTGTACAAGTAATTATACCTTGATTAATTAATAGTGAATTAAGTTTTTATATTAGATAAAATAAAAATATGGCGACTCACTTTTGGAATCGCCTTTATTCTAATTATCTTATTTTTGTCTGCGATATAACTACCCCACCAAATACCGAACAACTTGCGGATCTATCGCCGCAATCCGCTTCTGCATTGATTTAGGAGGGTTCTTGAAAAAGCGTTTTAAATCCCGGCTTTTGACTTGATAACAACTAACAGAACGTTTTTTAGCTTTCAGCCAGCCCTGCTTTATCCAGTAAATAATAGTAGTTGGATGTAGACAAAGGTGTTTTGCAATCTCACTGCAACTGTAATTGTCAAGGGTAGGACGTATAGAGTACCCCAAAGAATGCAATTTATTCTTAACTGCTGATACTGTGCGATGATAGCCCCGTCTTTTAAGCCGAAAAACAATTTGTTCTGGGGTGTACATTTC from the Aulosira sp. FACHB-615 genome contains:
- a CDS encoding Rpn family recombination-promoting nuclease/putative transposase — translated: MIDHDRLFKELLSTFFVEFLDLFLPQVASQIDRDSIQFLPQEVFTDVTSGEKKEIDLLAQVRYQGQETCFLIHVENQSYTKKEFAKRMFKYFARLHEKYDLPIYPVVIFSFDEPKRPEPQNYRVRFGDFNVLEFQFAAIQLNRLSWRDFLTQPNPVAAALMAKMNIPKQERPQVKAECLRLLATLRLDPARMQLISGFVDTYLRLDAAEEQAFQAAIDTMGLTQQEEIMEIVTSWEEKAAQKTKREIAANLLREGIATETIVRVTGLTPEQVQELLSQLTQEN